The Hippocampus zosterae strain Florida chromosome 20, ASM2543408v3, whole genome shotgun sequence nucleotide sequence atacattttttttgcattgaaataagactgaaaaagtgggcgtCGTCATATATTCAgtgtctagacattataccaattcacaacgctagatgacgccagatatcaatgaagcgaatgctgaacttgactccccaggccagtGACCCCCtgccatgaagaataaaaatagtagcacgaagaagaaaaataaaaaatagcggtaagaagaagataatagaagagataacagaaaatggagaaacagtgacaatctggagaaaagtgggtcgaagatcgtccaggttaaccggcagccaaggagaagttatgatgtaatttacatttcaaaaaccagaagccattcatttacgaatgtgattgcactttagattatactgaggcaaaataacatgctttttctctcaaatatattgttataatcatttgtttccgacgtactgtaattgttttctgtattaatttcatttaaatagatttggtgttcaaaaagtcttttttcaaacttgagtcttgaaagaGTAGGGGTCGtgttatatttgggccaatacagtaaaagaaaaaaaagaaaaaaagaaaaacaaacacttccCAAAATAATTGTGTCTTTGCTTCAGGAAGCCCAGAATGCGGACAACTTGTTTATTGTCAAAGTGCATTACAAATTCAACTTTGCAGTGTCACTAGCGAGTGGTTCCACTTATGACACACTGATCGAAAAGATCAGTAAAAAACTTAACCTCTCTCCCTCGTCAGTCACACTGAGGTAAGGTACACAACATGAATAGATAAGCTAAGATAAGATACCCTTTATTTACAGATACATGATTTCGTCAGTGTCCGTGCTTACAAATTTGTGTTCCATGTAGGTTAGCGTCGGATGCAACAAGTGCATTGAATGACAATACAGATATGGAGAGTATTTGGAGCGCTCAAAACAAGCACATCACATTGTGGTGTCATACGAAAGTAGTAAGTACTTTAATAAATACTcccaaaaattcaaataaagtgTACACGTCATCCGAAAGGATGAGGATAAATTAACTACATGTTGTTGTTCAGCAAACTGCAGAAAAGCCGCAGAACAATAAGACTGTTCTGGTGGCACTTCACTCCTATGAGTCAACAAATCCCGAGGACCTTGGTTTCAATCAGGGGGATAAAATCACACTCATCTCTAAGAGTGAGAAACCATCCCTTTCAACATAATGTTTTGAACTGATCAGACATTGTGTAATGCTTTTGTCTCTCCCCACTGCAGTTAACCAGGACTGGTTGGAAGGACATTCTAATGGGAACACTGGCATCTTTCCTGCTTCCTTTGTGGAGAAAGTGAATGACTAGTGATGCTTGCAAATGGGCAAGGATAGAGTCACTTTCCCCACGTTATGTCCCCTAAAAGTCACTGATAAGTTAAACCACTTCGAAGAAATGCCACTAAGCTCCTTCTTCTTCATAGGCGATAGCGATGCCCCTCCTGCCCTCCACAGCTTTCTCCACGGGCGTCTCCCCCAACTTCTGCTCCAAGCCGCGCCAGCTCCGATTCGCCAAAAACGATGCTGAAAAAGAGAGTGAACACTTGAGTGTGCTTTCACTTTGTACCGCAAGATTGCGATAATAAACACAGGACAAAAACATCAACGCGTCTTCTCGTGTTTGAAATGACATGTACCGGCAGAGTTGCTGTTGGCCACAGTCATCATCTGGTTCCTCAGGACAAGCGAAGAGCCAAACTGGGAGTTTGCGTGATTGCAGTCCAGCTTGTTGCTCCTCAGAGCCCCGGTGATTAAAGATACATCCGTCTCGTCAGAGTCCTCCTGCCCCGCTGCCAAAGGTACGTAACTGTGTCCACCTGGAGACAGAATTGTGGCAGCCATGAAGAAACATTAGATAGACTGAAGACAAAAGGTTACACTCAAAAGGTGATGCTTTGAAGTCTAGAAAATGGATTCAAACCTGGCAGGAGATGTCGAAAGTCAGTGACGTATTCTGCGGACCACTCCCTATTCCTGTTGCAGGCCACTTCCATCTCGAACGGCGTCACCACGGGTCGGTAGAACTCACTGGAGTCCAATAGAGAGTTCTCCGGACACGAAATCagaacaaaaatgtcaatttccaGAAAGTTGGCAAGCTTGGGCACGTTGAGCTTCCCCATGGCGAACAAGTAACTCTTCTTGCCGGCGCTGCGGATTGTCTCTTTCAGCTGCTGGATGATAGCCAGGTAGTTGGCCACACCGAGAGTGCCCACCAAGATGCCCACCACGTTGGCATCCTTCGCCCTCTCGATAGCATAGAAGCGCTTCATCAGTGCGCGGTTGACGCCGGCCGACTCGAGCCTCCCTGCAGATGTCACGGGGTCgaaggaggagaagcagcagcgATTCCACGTCATCATGAAGTTTCGCAAGGTTGGGCCGTCTTGGCCGATGTAGAACACATTGTAATCCTCAATGCTCAGTCCGCTCTTCAAGGAAAACTGCCTTCCAAAGTGAATGCTGGGCTGGTCTGCGTCAGGCTCTCTTTCGCGCCGGCCGTGGCTGTAACACTGCTCGCCTTCCACCACAAGTTGTGAAGAAACAACGTTTGGATAGTCTTCACACAACAGTGTCACGAGATTATCTGAGGAGGGAGAAAACTCAGTTATGAGGGTAACCATCCTGCATTTTTTACAAGGTCAACCCATTTGCatatatatttgaaaatatatattttcaaaatctaTCCAAATACATGATACAGTTAGTAAACCACACTGTCCACAAACAAGATTGTCAACGTTTCACAACCATGCATCAATACAgaatgcttttcatttttgggggggcttaaCATCCACTACACCGACCAAAACTGAGGCCAAGTATCTTCTTCCATCTGTGTGCTTACCAATAGCATGCGTGTATCTGACATCATACAGGATGAGGATGTGGGCCTGTGTGTCGGTATGCAGTTCTCTGAAGACCGAGGTGCACTTGTCCACGTCTATGCTGGCTTTCTCAAAGACGTACATGAGGGGCAGGCGTTTGGAAGGGCTCAGGCAGGCTCGGCCGTAGTGCACCATACAGTCGGCTCCAACGTGCTCTGCTGCCACCTCATCCACACAGCAACTGACCAAACCAAAACACACCAAATGGTGGTAAGTGGGGGGAGGgaagaaatataaaaaaacaacctaAACGTAAAAACTCAAATAGATTCCATCaagacgatttaaaaaaaataaaaatcacaattacCTGCCATAGGAGGTGTCTCCCAGAATGAACACCTTCGCTTGAGTAATTctttcaatctcagctgcaatTGCGCTCGATTCGTGCAGGAGTTCATCAGGAAACTGCAGCGCAACCTAGGAAATGAGGGAG carries:
- the dph2 gene encoding 2-(3-amino-3-carboxypropyl)histidine synthase subunit 2; protein product: MLTDSLLCMCHFHRSCFKYSSVVMADAFSSSSENVIKRQVDVQETRKTPQGELDDLYQIQKTCDFVSQNHFKKVALQFPDELLHESSAIAAEIERITQAKVFILGDTSYGSCCVDEVAAEHVGADCMVHYGRACLSPSKRLPLMYVFEKASIDVDKCTSVFRELHTDTQAHILILYDVRYTHAIDNLVTLLCEDYPNVVSSQLVVEGEQCYSHGRREREPDADQPSIHFGRQFSLKSGLSIEDYNVFYIGQDGPTLRNFMMTWNRCCFSSFDPVTSAGRLESAGVNRALMKRFYAIERAKDANVVGILVGTLGVANYLAIIQQLKETIRSAGKKSYLFAMGKLNVPKLANFLEIDIFVLISCPENSLLDSSEFYRPVVTPFEMEVACNRNREWSAEYVTDFRHLLPGGHSYVPLAAGQEDSDETDVSLITGALRSNKLDCNHANSQFGSSLVLRNQMMTVANSNSAASFLANRSWRGLEQKLGETPVEKAVEGRRGIAIAYEEEGA